From Gemmatimonadaceae bacterium, the proteins below share one genomic window:
- a CDS encoding response regulator → MKPPEASAPRILVVDDDPVIARLVVRFLKPLGYEVLTAGSSDEAVLQLDERVDAMVLDVRIPGMRGDAFYYLATARQPWLLGRALFVTGDGTKDSEGVARATGCEVMLKPFSFDLLRIQVQKLAPLPSQRVPRVG, encoded by the coding sequence ATGAAGCCCCCTGAGGCCTCAGCCCCGCGGATTCTGGTGGTGGACGACGATCCCGTCATTGCGCGGCTCGTCGTTCGCTTTCTCAAGCCGTTGGGATACGAGGTCCTGACCGCCGGGTCCTCGGACGAGGCGGTGCTGCAGCTTGATGAGCGCGTGGACGCGATGGTGCTCGACGTGCGCATCCCCGGGATGCGCGGCGACGCCTTCTACTATCTCGCGACGGCGCGCCAGCCCTGGCTGCTCGGACGCGCGCTCTTCGTCACCGGCGACGGCACCAAGGACTCCGAAGGCGTCGCACGCGCGACGGGCTGCGAGGTGATGCTCAAGCCATTCTCCTTCGACCTGCTGCGCATCCAGGTCCAGAAGCTCGCGCCGCTGCCAAGCCAGCGTGTCCCGCGCGTCGGCTGA
- a CDS encoding helix-turn-helix domain-containing protein, translating into MIVAACVEAQKLAKLRGAVGETHRLHVALDWDHADSIVRRQPVDVLVVDPSFGSAGEVRTEPIRTLRSAFRSVPFVVYSALGSSTLRPLIELGRDGMEQLIIYGVDDDPRQLRRVLERQPGVALAARLSEMLQPRLRALPAAVSNAIERVIHTPAAFKGVPDLAAAANVSRRTIYRECERADLSSPREIIAGARVLRAYAFLRESDYAIEDVAEHLRFSSPHHLTKTMRWACGMTTARARDRIAPDDFVQMLAERLMPAPGSPPADEAP; encoded by the coding sequence GTGATTGTTGCAGCCTGTGTCGAAGCCCAGAAGCTCGCGAAGCTTCGTGGGGCCGTTGGCGAGACCCATCGCCTGCACGTCGCGCTCGACTGGGATCATGCCGACAGCATCGTGCGTCGACAGCCCGTGGACGTGCTCGTCGTGGATCCGAGCTTTGGCTCAGCTGGCGAGGTGCGCACCGAGCCAATCCGCACGCTGCGGAGCGCGTTTCGCTCGGTCCCGTTCGTGGTCTACTCCGCACTGGGCTCCAGCACCCTCCGCCCGCTTATCGAGCTGGGGCGCGATGGAATGGAGCAGCTCATCATCTATGGCGTTGATGACGATCCGCGGCAGCTGCGTCGCGTGCTCGAGCGCCAGCCGGGCGTGGCGCTCGCGGCGCGCCTGAGCGAGATGCTGCAGCCGCGGCTGCGCGCGCTCCCGGCGGCAGTCTCCAACGCCATCGAGCGCGTGATTCACACGCCCGCGGCGTTCAAGGGTGTCCCCGACCTGGCCGCGGCCGCGAACGTCTCACGCCGCACGATCTACCGCGAGTGCGAGCGCGCCGACCTCTCCTCGCCGCGCGAGATCATTGCCGGTGCCCGCGTGCTGCGCGCCTACGCCTTTCTGCGCGAGTCGGACTATGCGATCGAGGACGTGGCCGAGCACCTGCGCTTCTCGAGCCCACACCATCTCACGAAGACGATGCGCTGGGCCTGCGGGATGACCACCGCCCGCGCCCGCGACCGGATCGCGCCGGACGACTTCGTGCAGATGCTCGCCGAGCGGCTGATGCCGGCGCCGGGATCCCCGCCAGCCGATGAAGCCCCCTGA